The Pyricularia oryzae 70-15 chromosome 5, whole genome shotgun sequence genome includes a region encoding these proteins:
- a CDS encoding palmitoyltransferase SWF1 yields the protein MGTIAKIAAVVLGISFMTFVAFFGRLPMFRHTPVSWLHRLLWVYIPRGVLALDQKLTSGKFGSSLMRFGRFMMNDRHPTVMIFFFLILAISESAALPKAWSQLTTMQQIILATSVFLPYYTLYKAAYTDPGYITGDNHRAHMAAYPYDFTIFHPGSSCRTCGLLKPPRSKHCSICKHCIGRMDHHCIFINSCVGAGNAHWFLLLLLSTAFLCLYGGVLCMSLIVRSIRRRAPGFEVLWWRGNFGDGMDLNSYFVLWSWGIADQVQLGAVGLLAILCSPLVWGLFGYNMWNVWGGVTTNESLKWSDLGEDMADGIAFKRRIAPGRLKDLRFEPAYTSWPVEAEQIVIRTNDGQPPPVQGGGLEGDGEWERVWKLKNVENLYDLGFWDNLADIFSPTKTSNDSYMEIPHAEDPGPRRGRRRVRD from the exons ATGGGTACCATCGCGAAAATTGCTGCCGTTGTTCTCGGCATTTCGTTCATGACATTTGTGGCCTTCTTTGGAAGATTACCGATGTTTAG GCATACACCTGTATCTTGGTTACATCGACTATTATGGGTTTACATCCCGAGGGGAGTGCTGGCGCTTGACCAGAAGCTCACATCCGGCAAATTTGGTTCCTCGCTCATGAGGTTCGGGAGGTTCATGATGAACGATAGACACCCGACTGTAATG ATATTCTTCTTCCTGATTTTGGCCATTTCAGAGTCGGCAGCCCTGCCAAAGGCCTGGTCGCAACTCACGACGATGCAGCAAATAATCCTCGCCACCAGCGTCTTTCTTCCTTACTACACCCTCTACAAGGCGGCTTACACAGACCCTGGTTACATCACCGGTGACAATCACCGCGCGCACATGGCCGCCTACCCTTACGACTTTACCATCTTCCACCCGGGCTCCTCGTGTCGGACCTGCGGCTTGCTCAAGCCCCCACGGAGCAAGCACTGCAGCATCTGCAAGCACTGCATCGGTCGCATGGACCACCACTGCATCTTCATCAACAGCTGCGTCGGCGCCGGCAACGCCCACTGGTTcctcctgctgctcctcAGCACCGCCTTCCTCTGCCTCTACGGCGGCGTGCTATGTATGTCCCTCATCGTGCGCAGCATCCGTCGCCGCGCCCCCGGGTTCGAGGTCCTCTGGTGGCGAGGCAACTTTGGTGACGGCATGGACCTGAACAGCTACTTTGTCCTGTGGAGCTGGGGCATCGCGGACCAGGTCCAGCTCGGCGCCGTAGGCCTGCTGGCCATCCTCTGCAGCCCCTTGGTCTGGGGCCTGTTTGGCTACAACATGTGGAACGTCTGGGGCGGCGTCACCACCAACGAGTCGCTCAAGTGGTCCGACCTGGGCGAGGACATGGCCGACGGCATCGCCTTCAAGCGCCGCATCGCCCCGGGACGCCTAAAGGATCTGCGCTTCGAGCCGGCCTACACCTCGTGGCCAGTCGAGGCAGAGCAAATAGTCATCCGCACAAACGACGGCCAGCCTCCACCGGTACAGGGCGGGGGGCTAGAGGGCGACGGCGAGTGGGAGCGCGTGTGGAAGCTCAAGAACGTCGAGAACCTCTACGACCTCGGGTTCTGGGACAACCTCGCCGACATATTCTCACCCACAAAGACTAGCAACGACAGTTACATGGAAATACCCCACGCTGAGGACCCAGGACCGAGGCGGGGGAGGAGGCGCGTTAGAGACTGA